DNA sequence from the Azospirillum thiophilum genome:
TACCAGTCGCCTACAAATGCCGCCAGCAGGATGCCATCGTTTGGCGTCGGCAGAGGCACCCGCTCGTTGTCCATCGCGATCCACCCGCGCGCGTAGCCCTCACTCCAAGCGGTAAGGCCGTTGCTCGCCAGCATAGCCGCCGACACCATGCCGCCGAGGTCCGCGCGGCCACGGTCGGACACCTCGACCCGCTTCCCGGCATAAGGTGCCCCCATGCCGAGCCGATGGTCACGCTCTGCGTTGATAGCGGCCACCTTGTCGGCTGCGATTTGCGCTCGGATAGCCTCGGCCTCGCCAGGATCGAGCGGCACCACGACCGCACGCATCGTTATGGTTCCGGCCGCTTCGTCCACAACGCTGTCGATGCCGGCGATCTTGTACTTCGCAGGATCGAACGGTTCCGGCGGGATGCGGATTTCGACAAGGTCCATCGTCACACTCCGTAGCGCGCACGAGTTGCGTTAAAGGTTGCGTCAAGTTCGGCCTTCGTCAACGCGCGGTTCCAAACGAAAGCTTGCGCAATGCGCGTTCCGGCCACCGCGGCGTAACCGCTGGCAGCGCCATAATCCAGCCAAGCCGCTTTGCGGCCAGCGGCCGACGTCGAAGGAGACGTGTAGGACAACGTGAAGGTGTTGCTGCTGCCAACCTGAGAATAGATGCCGTTATACGCGAAGAAGCTGCCATTGCTGACGCCTTCTGCAAACGACATCGCGACAAAGGCCCAACTGTTTGCTGCAGGGGCGGAAGAACCTTGGTACGTCCCGCATACACCAGAACCGTTGTATACAGTAAAGTTGATATATGGCGCTGTGGGATGGACCCTGAAATAGAACCCCGGCTTGGCGTTGCTGTCTCCAGTTCCGAAAACCGCGCCGTCGGCAACAAGATATACCCATGCCGCGATAGTACCGATCGCGGCACCCTTGTGCACACTGTCAAGGAACGTCGTGTTGCTGGCGGCGTCCAGCGACAGGAAGTCACCACCATCGACGCCGAAGTACTCAGACGCCGACATACCGCCAGAACTACCGTTAAAAGTCGGATCGTCCGAACCGGCACTGGTGGATGCCCCGCGAGCCCAAGCGTAAACCGAGGATGAAAGCCCGTCAGCCGGAGAGGCGACGAGATTGGCAAGCGTCTGACCGGTTGAGTAACAGGCCGCGTCGCCCGCATCGATCCGGCACAGCAGGCCCGTGGTTGTGATTGCGCCGCCAGCAGCGGTGCCGGCAAGCCGGAAGGTACCGCTGTAATACGTGGCCTCATAGAGCGTAGAGGCTTTCAGGTCGCGCGGCGACAACGAATAGCCGGAGACGCTGACCAGCTGCACCGGCGGTTGGCCGGATACGGACACAGTCACAGCACCAGTATTCTCAGAACCAGCGGTCACGAAAGCGATGGTCGCTCCATCCGTATAACCGGGAAGCGGCGTAGCCGGCGTGAGCGTCAGCGCATTGGCCGTGCCGGCCGCCACCCCGCACCATGTCGCACCCGCCGCCGCTCCAACTCCGCCGGCAAGCCGCCAGGACGAGCCATCATAAGTTGCGACGTACTTGCGACCGTAGGTCACCGCCGCGGCATTGAGCGCCTGCCCGGCATAGTCCAGCAGCGGCCGGGCCGTCGTCGATCCGACGGCAAGCGTCACATACCCGTCCGTCACCGTAACGGCGCCGGTCGTGGTCGGGATGTAGGTCGTGGGCGTGCTGCCAGCTTCGATCTGCGCGCCCCAAACGTTGACCGATCCCGACCCAGACCCTTGGACCGTAAAAACGTGAGGCCCGCAAACCGTGCTGCTGTTGTTGGTCGTGGCGATAAAAATGCGCCACCAGCCGCCGGGGATTGCCTCAATACCCGACGCGACAGGCGCTCCGGTCCAAGCCGAGATTGCGCCTGCGGTCAGGTCAACATTCACCCCCGCCGCCACCGCGCCATGGTTGAAATACACTCTGCATGCGGTCGATGTGCCGGCTTTGACGTATACCGAATAACAGCGCGTCACGGTATCGGCTGGTGTGGCAATCCCGCGGTTGACCCCTGCGCCAACTCCGCCGTTGACCGTATCCGCAGCAATCGTTCCGTCCGGAGCGACCGTGGTATTGATCGTGACCGCCGCGGCGCCAAAGGCTGCCCATGGCGCCCCGAAATCAGCCGACGGGTAGCAGATGTTGGAGCGGGTCACCGGCCCGTTGGTCTGCCCGGCGATGAACTCCACCGACGGATTGCCGGCAAGTGTCGTCAGCGGGCCGGCAAGCGTCTGGGCATTCGCCGTGCCGCCGCTGGTGCCGTACCAGACCGGCCCAGCGCCGGCGGCACCGCTGGAAAGCCGCCATTGACCCGATACCAGCGTGACCACGTATTTCGTGCCTGCGACGACATCACCGCCGCCGGCTGCCGTTCCATCCGCCCTGCGGATCGACGCCGCACCGGTGCCCGAGACGTTCAGCGTCGCCGCCCCTGTGATCGAGTAGCCGGCCAGGAACTCGTAGGAAGGATTGCCGGTCAGGCTGGGGAGTGGAGCGGACGGGGTCAGGGTCTGGGCGTTGGCGGCCCCTCCGGAGGTTCCGGCCCAGGCCGGACCCGCTCCCGGCGCCCCGGCCTGGCCGGCGTCGCCGGTCCGCACCCAACCAAGCGCCACTGCGTCGCCGGCCGCGAAGCCACCAGGACCGGCGAGGCAGGTCACAGCCACCGCGCGATAGCCGGCCGCCACGGTGATGCCGGTGACCTGGAGGTCGAGATACTTGGCGGTATCGCCCACCTTTACCATCCGCGCACGAGCCTTCGCGGCCGAACTGCTGGCGCCCAGCTCGGCGAGCATGCCGCTGACGTCGGCACCGGCACCGTCGGTGACCGACACCAGCAGGCTGTAGCTGCCCGCCGCCGGCGTTGCCGTGGTTGCGCGCAGCTTGCCGGCACCGGGATCGGATACTGCGGTGGCGGCGTCCCAAGCCATTGTGATGGTCGACTGCGCGGCGGTGATGGTGTCGGCAACCGCGCCGACATAGGCCGCGGCGTCGCCGATGTCGACCAGGGCCGCCGGAAAATTAACGACGTGCCCAGCAGTCAACCCGTCGTCGCTCTCGTCCAGCCCGCCAGGGTTCGTCGCGCTGTATGCATCCTCGTTGTAGTAGCGGCCCGACAGGCGGTCGATCGCTGAGGTCGGAGGCGTCGTCATCCAATGATCTCCAGGAGTTTCAGAGTGGCGGACCACAGGTCGCCTTCGGTCTGCGTGACCGGGATCGCGCCGTCCTCCAGCGTGGCAAGCTTGACCCGCCGCCACTGGTGGCGACCTTGGGTGATGTCTTCGATCATCAGCAGCGGGTCGGTCTTGCCCGCACGCAGACCGAGGTCGTGGAAGCGCATGGCCTCGTCCTCGGTCAAATCGTCGAAGCGCACCGTCTTGCGCACAGGCGCCGGCCGCCGGTCCGGGATGCGGCGTCCGCCCGGCGTGGCGTCGACCGGGCTGTTGTCGACCGGTTCCAGCACCATGCCCCAGTTGTGCGGCCAGTCCGGCCGGAACGCGCGGGCGATGAACAGATGGCCGAGGTCGAGCGGCCGGCCCCTGTTGTCGATCTCGACCCGCAGGGCCTTGCAGCGCGGCGACACCGCCGGCCGGTGCAGCAGCTGCGGCGTCTTGCCGGCCAGGTCGCGGGCGGTCTGGCCGCCGGACAGGTAGTTTCCGGCGTAGTAGCTCCGGTCCCGGCGCCGGTCGGGCGACGGGTAGACGCGCAGCCACGCCGCGTCCGGCCCGCCCTGCAGGACGGAGCCGGCGGAACGGTCCGTCGGGTGGCTGTACCAGGTGAGGCGGAACGTCGCCCGCGGGTCGATCGATCCGCCGGCGATGACGAGCGTGTCGAAGCGCTTGCCCGGACCAGCCCAGACGACGTCAAACCATGCGTCGGCAGGATCGCCGGAAACGCAGCGCGCGACCGTCTCCTTCACGGTCGGATCCAAGAGGTTTTCCAGCGGCAACGCCCAATCGCCACCGGTCAGAGTGGCAACAAGCGCAAGGTTTTCGTCGAGGACGGCTGCGGTTCCCATCATCTCACCCGAAAAACCGCAGGCGCATGAGGTGCCGCGACGGCGACGCCAACTGCTTGCCCACCAGAAGCATGTCGTCGGCGATCCCTTCGCGCGGATATCCAAGGTGCAGGGTCGTGCCCAGCGGCCAGCCGAGCCGGGCGGCGGTCATCTCCACCACCACCCACAGCGACCGGCGCGGCTCGCCGGACGCCCGCGGCCCGAACAGGGCCAGCAGCCGCGAGGCCAGAGCCTCCATGTCCGCTTGGCTGGTCAAGGCGGTTTCCACCTCGACGGAGCGGGCATCGTCGCCCCAGCGCGCCTTGACCCAGTCGGCCTTCGCCACGGCCTTGCGCCACTCTTCGCGCAGCCAGACCTCGCGGTCGGTGTCCCACAGGATGCCGGCGGTCCGGCTGCGGTCGAGAACCAAATGGTTGCGGCGCCCCTTCACCGTGACCTGCCATGCCGGCACCGCCAAATCCTGGTCGTCGACGCCGATGTCGAGGATTTGCCCCTCGCCGATGCTGGCGATCGGGCCGGCCGGCACGTCCAGCCGGGCGACCTGCCAGCGACCCAGCGCGTCGGGCAGGACGGCCGCCCCCTCCGACCGCGCCATCATGTCGACCAGCTCGCGATAGCGCACGGCGCCGGGCCACCAAGCGCCGATCGTTGCGGCCGGTGCCCACCCCGCCAGCGTATCGCCGATCGTGCCGATGCCCCGCCGGGTCAGCGCCCAGCGTATCGCCGAGGCGGCTGTCTCGCCGGCGTCTGTGCGGCCGGTCGGGTCCATGGACAGGTCGCCACCGATGGTGCCGCCGAGCTTGACCAAGCCGCGACTGTTGTCGGATGCATACTGCGTTGACGACAAGGTCGCGGCGTCGAAAAAGGCCGGTGACATGTTGCCGAGATAGCCGAGGTTGGCGGCGTCGCCGCGGTCATAGAGCGCGCCGGGCGTGCCGATCGGCCCGTCGTCCAGCAGCCACGTCCTGGAGACCGTGTTGACCGCCTTGCCCGGCACGTTGGCCGGCCGGCCGATGCAGAGCGGCACGGTGTCGCCCTTGCCGGCGTCGGGCGTGCCGTCATAGCCGACGGCGCCGGCGTTGGTGCCGCCCAAGGTCCGCGTGACGACGTCGCTGTCGAGGCTGGCGCGCAGGTCATAGAGCGGCAGAGACACCTTGCCGGCCGAGCGGGCGGACAGCGTCGGCTGCGGCGCCTCCGCCCGGCCGGTGATGACCGGCGTCCACTGGTGCCAGTACTGGCCCTCACTCCCCATCCGGACATGCACCGCGCCCATGGCGCAGCCGGCCAGATAGGAGACGGCACCGTCACCGTTCAGCAGGTCGATGCTGCCGGCGCCGACGTCGCCGGCCAGCCGCGACAGGTCGGCATGGGTGCCGACCGAATAGGGCGGCGGGCCGGCCAGCCGGGACCGGTAGGGCTGGTTCGGCCGGTCGGGATCGTCGGGCGGAAACGGCAGGATCGGCGTGTCGCTGACATACAGCGTCTCGGTGGTGCCGTTCGGCCGGGTCAGACCGATTTCGGCGATCCAGGCGATCAGGGCGGTCATCGGGTCACCAGCTTCTGCAGCTTGTTGCCGAGCAGGCGCATCTCGGCAGCCTGCCCGTCGATCGCGTCCTCGATCCCGGCCAGCCGGGCGGCCATGGCGGCGATCTGGCCGCCGATCTCCAGCACGGCCGAGCGCACGGTGCCGATGGCCGTCACCACCGGCCCCATGTCCACCGTCACCATTTTCGGGCTGAGGATGTCGCGGGTCTGTTCGTGGCTCCAGTAGCGGGCCGGACCCGTCGCCTCGATCTCCATGCCGCGCTCACCGACCAGCCGCGGCCCGCCGGCATGCCAGCCGCCATCCTTGAAACCGGGAATGCCGCGGCGACGGGCCGCGTCTTCGATGTTGATCTCGATGTCGGTTTCGGGCAACTGGACGGCCCGCTCGTACATCGGCCGGAAGGCGGCGGCCGGCAGCGAGGACAGCACGCGCTCCTTCTCGGACATCATGCCGGCGAACAGGCTGGACCGCTCGCCCTCGGGCAGCGACAGGGCGGCGCGGTAGCGGGCCCAGAAGTCTTCCAGCCACGTTACGCCGCTACGGTCGACGCCGCCGGCGCCGGTGCGGACCAGCGCCTCGAACTGCGACGCCTTGCCGTTGGCAACGATGAAGTCATTGAACGCCGCGTCGGTCGGTTCGCCGCTGTACCCCAGCGTGTGGGCGACCGAGCGCTGGACATCGGACGACATGCCGTCCCACCGCGATTGCACGTCGCTGGGTGCGCTGTAGCGCTGATAGCCGGGTGTCTGGCGGATCAGTGCCAGCAACTCGGTCATGTTGGTGTTGCCGCTGCCGATCGCCGCCTTGATCTGGTCGAGAAGGACGCGCTGCGCGCTGCCGATGCCGGTCAGCCGCTCCAGCCGGTCGATGGTCGCCTGTGCATCCTCGGCCCGCTTGGTCTCGGCCGATTTCAGGGTCAGGCCGAGCTGGCTGGTGCTGTCCCACACCGCGCGGACGTCGGTCAGGGTCTGGTCGTAGGCGGTGCCGTCGCCACTCAGAGCCCGCTGGGCCTCAAGGTACGTCTTGCCCGCCGCGTCGAGTTGGCCGGCAGCGTCCAGCGCAGCGGTGCGCTGGGCATCGGTGGCCGTGCCGGCCTTCTGCGCGTCGGTGTAGGTTGCGATAACGCCCTGCAGCCGGTCGAACTCTCCCTTGGCCGCATCGCGCAGGCCCTGCGGACCGAGGTTCGAATAGGTGCCGTCGGTCATGACGTCCCGGCTGGCCTGCGCCAGACTGTCCGCAACATTGCCCCATGCGGTGGCGGCCTGTTGGGCATCCGACACCACCGACCGCCAGCTTTCCGCGACCTCCTGGACGGCGGTGGACAGCAGGCTCGACCAGGTCGACGACACCTGTTCGGCGGCGGCGGATACCGCGGTGGCGTTGTCCTGCCACGCGGCGGTCAGCACGCTGACTGCGGCCTTATGCTGATCGGCCGTGACCGTGCCTGCGCGCAGCTGGTCGTCCAGGGCGGCCAGGGCGGTGCGCATCTGCGCCGCGGTGGCGGCGCCGGCAGCGGCACCGTCCAGCACCGCCTGCCATGTCGGCCGCAGGGCCTCGATGGCGCCGCCGGAGAGGCCGGCGTCCGACAGCCGGGCGTCGAGATCGGGCCGCCAATTCGCGTCGATCGCCTGCTCGACCGCAATGGCTCCCTGCCGCAGGGCGCCCAGTACGCCGCTCGCCGTCGACCAAGCGGCGGTCAGGCTGTTGACCAGCGTGCTGTACTGTTCGCCGCTCACCAGCCCGTCCATCAATGCCTGATCCAGCTGCGACAGAGCCCCCTGCAACTGGCCCATTGTCACGGCCCCGCGGGCGGCCGAAGTCTCGACCGACTGCATGGTCGCGATCAGGCCCGAGACGCCCTTCGCCGTCGGGTCCAGACCGAGCGAGGTCCGGAAGCGGTCGGACATCGATGTCGCGGCCGACGGGTTGGTCAGACCGGCCAAGGCGGCGGCGCCCTGCCGCTGCACCAGCTGGACCGAGGTGATGTAGTCGTCCTTGAGCTTCTGCGTGTAGCGCGTGGCGAGGTCGGTCTGCTCGGCCGCCGTATAGCCCAGCGCCGACAATGCCGGCGTGAACGCCTCGACATTGATCTTGGCCTGCTCGGTCACCGCGGCCAGTCCGGTCAGCGGCTGGACGGCCGGGCCGAGCCCCATCATCGCCTCGATGCCGCGGCGGGCCGCCACCGTCAGCTCTCCTTCGGTCGCCAGCCCCAGTTCGCCGGCCTTGTTCCTCCAATCGGTGATGTTGGTCTGGATCTGGGTGCCGAGTTCCTTGGCCTGTTCGGTGAAGGTCCTGATCTGGTTGTTGGTCGGATCCAGGCTGGCGTTCATCAGGTCGAGCTGCTGGCGGAAGCCGGCGGCGAAGCCCAGGTCGGTGGCCAGCCCTTCGGCGGTCGTCGCCTTGGAGTTCTTCAGCGCCGTCTGGACGTCGTCGTCGACGCCGGTCAGCTGGCCGGTGCCGATCAGCCCCTTGAGGCTCTCGCGCATATAGTACTGGATCGCCTCGTCCTGCGATCCGAACGACGCCCTCTGGCCGGCGTTCTCGCCCTGCTGCGGCGTGACGTACCACTTGTTGTCCTTCGCGAAGAACTGCAGCAGGCCGGTGTTCAGCCCGTCGCCGCCGGTCAGCTTGCCGCCGATGCCAGTGACGATCGTGTTCATGGCGGTTGCGACGCCGTCAGTCACCTGCTGCATCTGGCCGGCATCGGCTCCGTTGTCGGCGAGCGCGGTGTCGGTACGGAACCCGCCCTTGCCGTCCATGACGACGTTGCCGGAGCTGTTGGGGCCGACGCTCGCCTTCTGGGTGCCGATCATGCCCATGATCGCGCCGACCACGGCGCCGATCGCCATCCCGATCGGTCCGCCCAAAGACGATATCCCCATGATCGACGCCAGATAGGCCGATCCGGCCCCGGCCACCGCGCCGGACAGACCGCCCACCGCCTTGCTGTTGGTCGCAGTGCCCAGCGCGCCGCCGACAAGGCCGCCGCCGAAGGCGCCGGCGCCAGCGGCACCCAGGTAGGCGGATATGCCGCCGGCGACGCCGGCGCCTGAAACTCCGCTGCTGGCACCGGTGTAGAGCGTGTTCGCGGCGGCTGTATTTCCTGCCGCCGCGATCCCTGTTGCCGCGTTGGCGCTGACCGCCCCGGAGATCGGGACCGCAGTCGCCGCTGTGACGCTGGCCGGCGCCGCCGTCGCCCATCCGCCGACCGTGCCGATCCCGAGCGTGCTGTACCCCCAGCTGTCGACCGCCGACATGATGCCGTTCGTCAGCCCCAGCTTGTCCGCCGCCCAGCCGGCGCCCTTCGACAGGGCGGTGTTGGTCAGGCTGCCGGTCAGACCGCCTTCCCCTTGCGCGGCCTGCCCGCCACCAACCGCCGACCACAGCGACGGCGAGGCGCTGCCCGTCGCCCAGTTCTTCAGCGGGTTGATGACCGCCAGTTGCAGCGCCGCCTGGATCACCTCCGACATGACCGCCTTGGCGACCGAGCCCCAGCTGACCGTCGACGCCTTGCCCTGCACGAAGGCTTCGGTGATGGCGCTGCCGATCCGGTCGAAGGCGCGCTCGCCGATCCGGTCCAGCTCGTCCCACAGGCCCCTTTGCTCGGCGATCTCCTGGCGAAGCCGGATCGTCGTCTCATGCTTGCGCAGCAGAGCGGCGATCTCGTCCTCGGTCGCGTTGGGAAACTGGCGGCGGATGTCCAGCTCGGCCCGCGCCAGCTCCAGCGTCCGATTGCGGATCGTCTCGCCTTCACCCTGCAGCGACAGCTCGCGCTGCAGCAGGGCGATGTCTTCATCGGTCTCGCGCAACGAGCGGCGGTAGTTCTGCCGTTCCTGCCACTTCGCCAGCTCGGCCGTCTTCACACCGATCGCCTTGGCACGCTCGCCATCGATGGCGACGCCTTCCTTTTCGACCTGTGCCGCCGTCTGGTTGGCGACCGTCGCGGCGGCGACCGCCTTGCCCCCGAGCCCTTCGGCTTCAGCCAGCGATTTGGCCGCCTGGAT
Encoded proteins:
- a CDS encoding phage head spike fiber domain-containing protein is translated as MTTPPTSAIDRLSGRYYNEDAYSATNPGGLDESDDGLTAGHVVNFPAALVDIGDAAAYVGAVADTITAAQSTITMAWDAATAVSDPGAGKLRATTATPAAGSYSLLVSVTDGAGADVSGMLAELGASSSAAKARARMVKVGDTAKYLDLQVTGITVAAGYRAVAVTCLAGPGGFAAGDAVALGWVRTGDAGQAGAPGAGPAWAGTSGGAANAQTLTPSAPLPSLTGNPSYEFLAGYSITGAATLNVSGTGAASIRRADGTAAGGGDVVAGTKYVVTLVSGQWRLSSGAAGAGPVWYGTSGGTANAQTLAGPLTTLAGNPSVEFIAGQTNGPVTRSNICYPSADFGAPWAAFGAAAVTINTTVAPDGTIAADTVNGGVGAGVNRGIATPADTVTRCYSVYVKAGTSTACRVYFNHGAVAAGVNVDLTAGAISAWTGAPVASGIEAIPGGWWRIFIATTNNSSTVCGPHVFTVQGSGSGSVNVWGAQIEAGSTPTTYIPTTTGAVTVTDGYVTLAVGSTTARPLLDYAGQALNAAAVTYGRKYVATYDGSSWRLAGGVGAAAGATWCGVAAGTANALTLTPATPLPGYTDGATIAFVTAGSENTGAVTVSVSGQPPVQLVSVSGYSLSPRDLKASTLYEATYYSGTFRLAGTAAGGAITTTGLLCRIDAGDAACYSTGQTLANLVASPADGLSSSVYAWARGASTSAGSDDPTFNGSSGGMSASEYFGVDGGDFLSLDAASNTTFLDSVHKGAAIGTIAAWVYLVADGAVFGTGDSNAKPGFYFRVHPTAPYINFTVYNGSGVCGTYQGSSAPAANSWAFVAMSFAEGVSNGSFFAYNGIYSQVGSSNTFTLSYTSPSTSAAGRKAAWLDYGAASGYAAVAGTRIAQAFVWNRALTKAELDATFNATRARYGV
- a CDS encoding tape measure protein, producing the protein MTIALFPFAVVPLSSSTMKVAFQFVADAAGLVGGIRVAREEMEKLNSATGTAGTGLRQSTGDAAEAAKGVASELRQVGSAANEAGAALDRGLGSGAVTAIGRQRQAAKGLGEEMGAVSARAAVLQQSVLRLSDEHTAGAATTAHHRDALAGFADGLDTANDNTLTLSSAISGLKGGLALLFSAMGGEVLRRYGVQAIETRKQIELLEIRLRSLTGSAVDYADTQSYLGTTADRFNADQLALTQTYTQLLELKRADLVTTGQARALLEGFVNIQKATGASTDTLSLSLQGMAQGFSSGVLHAEELAQVTEPLPGLMQALDRASGNTAGGFRRMVNDGKVTSSMFRDVLIKAMQDYAGAAEKAAGTIEAAETRRENALRRLRNEVGREASRVWNEGSDIVADGANWATSFLQGNSRTLEVNRLAALYKNRQYANYQLERATSADDALKYSDRLERLNRQIAEAERSLSQLGGTAEDTRRGMAEVWKEVDTGNKVTADQIAAFTEAAQAAGFSYDKGKLLTTGQADLGRAVKAVNDLLVKSPSALKDMGLDATSLTMVLEKLKEKLDPVTAAIAELNRAAATVAILPRYRDLYTLFDKATEEKGRPLDVDESADLTAAWRKKRNADSAEQVRLTNEAAAAADRLAQAQVSGNPATVAAARADQQVAEALRDGVIVQADAASYRAVKLKENMAGLAGQAGEAATASSRQARQLLEMAAATEQGGAAVAAATLKQQIENETLKVGAGAHGELAKRLTEEDAARRKLAGAQWDRDMDLQIQAAKSLAEAEGLGGKAVAAATVANQTAAQVEKEGVAIDGERAKAIGVKTAELAKWQERQNYRRSLRETDEDIALLQRELSLQGEGETIRNRTLELARAELDIRRQFPNATEDEIAALLRKHETTIRLRQEIAEQRGLWDELDRIGERAFDRIGSAITEAFVQGKASTVSWGSVAKAVMSEVIQAALQLAVINPLKNWATGSASPSLWSAVGGGQAAQGEGGLTGSLTNTALSKGAGWAADKLGLTNGIMSAVDSWGYSTLGIGTVGGWATAAPASVTAATAVPISGAVSANAATGIAAAGNTAAANTLYTGASSGVSGAGVAGGISAYLGAAGAGAFGGGLVGGALGTATNSKAVGGLSGAVAGAGSAYLASIMGISSLGGPIGMAIGAVVGAIMGMIGTQKASVGPNSSGNVVMDGKGGFRTDTALADNGADAGQMQQVTDGVATAMNTIVTGIGGKLTGGDGLNTGLLQFFAKDNKWYVTPQQGENAGQRASFGSQDEAIQYYMRESLKGLIGTGQLTGVDDDVQTALKNSKATTAEGLATDLGFAAGFRQQLDLMNASLDPTNNQIRTFTEQAKELGTQIQTNITDWRNKAGELGLATEGELTVAARRGIEAMMGLGPAVQPLTGLAAVTEQAKINVEAFTPALSALGYTAAEQTDLATRYTQKLKDDYITSVQLVQRQGAAALAGLTNPSAATSMSDRFRTSLGLDPTAKGVSGLIATMQSVETSAARGAVTMGQLQGALSQLDQALMDGLVSGEQYSTLVNSLTAAWSTASGVLGALRQGAIAVEQAIDANWRPDLDARLSDAGLSGGAIEALRPTWQAVLDGAAAGAATAAQMRTALAALDDQLRAGTVTADQHKAAVSVLTAAWQDNATAVSAAAEQVSSTWSSLLSTAVQEVAESWRSVVSDAQQAATAWGNVADSLAQASRDVMTDGTYSNLGPQGLRDAAKGEFDRLQGVIATYTDAQKAGTATDAQRTAALDAAGQLDAAGKTYLEAQRALSGDGTAYDQTLTDVRAVWDSTSQLGLTLKSAETKRAEDAQATIDRLERLTGIGSAQRVLLDQIKAAIGSGNTNMTELLALIRQTPGYQRYSAPSDVQSRWDGMSSDVQRSVAHTLGYSGEPTDAAFNDFIVANGKASQFEALVRTGAGGVDRSGVTWLEDFWARYRAALSLPEGERSSLFAGMMSEKERVLSSLPAAAFRPMYERAVQLPETDIEINIEDAARRRGIPGFKDGGWHAGGPRLVGERGMEIEATGPARYWSHEQTRDILSPKMVTVDMGPVVTAIGTVRSAVLEIGGQIAAMAARLAGIEDAIDGQAAEMRLLGNKLQKLVTR